ACCATGTGAGACAGGGCTGGTTCCCCTCAGGAGCTGGCCCGTCTGAACCACAGCCCTGGCCAAGCCCTCTGCTGAGCTGTGCGCTTGGTCACAGACAGTTCTTTGACTGTGATCGCAGCGAAGCTGTGGTGACCCCAGGAAGGTTTGGATGCTTCCTCGTTGTCATGGTCGGGGTTGCTTTTAAACCCCGTGCCCAGGATGTATTAGGGTCTTATCAAGGCCTCCTTCCGGAAAGGGACAAGGCTGCAGGGCACACCATGTGCCTCATAAAATCTCCCACCGCAGAAGTAGGGCTTCCTTCTGTGAATTCAAATCTCAAATCTCAAAAGTTTTGGTGTCTTAACATCAGGAGATTTGGGTACACCTGTTCAAGTCAACAAGGACACCTGCAGTGTGAGGAGCAGGCGATGCCTGGGTTTCAGGAGTTCACAGTGGGCAGGGGAGGCAGATGTGTAGGAAGGCACGCAGCAGCCACGCTGCTCCCCGAGGCGGCATGTGAGAGGCCGAAGGGCACGCTGAGGGAACGGCGGAGTCTGACAAGCGAGGCTCCCtgggtggcgcagtgattgagctGGGACATAGTAACCCTTACCCACCCTCTGCAGAAATGTGACATCCAACCCAAGGGTGGGGAAACGTCTGATTTCCGTTTCTTTTGGCTCTGCTTTCTCAGGGTCTCTCCAGCACCCGGGCTGCTGAGCTCCTGGCTCGGGATGGGCCCAATACCCTGACCCCCCCCAAGGAAACCCCGGAGATTATCAAGTTCCTCAAGCAGATGGTGGGGGGGTTCTCCATCCTCCTGTGGATAGGAGCCATCCTGTGCTGGATCGCATATGGGATTCAGTACTCCAACGATAAGTCCTCCTCCCTGGACAGCGTAAGGCCCTGGGGCTCCTCCTGGGTTTGCTGGTaacggggtggggggcggtgaggGGTCAGCACCGTAACGCAAGGGCAGAGCATTGGGCTGGGGTCAGGGGTCCACCACTGATCAGTCACCACATGAGTTTGAGAAAATCAGTCATTTTCCCAAGTGTAAAACAGAAATTATATCTGACTTTCTGGTGTCTCAGAGGCAGTATGAGCATGAatttttcagagagagagagaaacacaaaagTTCCTgcgtggaagaaaaaaaaatcgatATCCACGTGAAGTGTTTTTGGGCTTTCTCTCCTCAAAGCTAATTCTCTCCCTTTACTGTGGAGAGCTTCTGTGCCTGCTGATAATGGAGGACTGAAACACAAAACTGTATTGGCCAACATGATGCTGAGAGAaggaagccagatgcaaaaggccacatactgtacgattccattGATGTGAAATGTTCAGAGCAGACCTGCCCTGGATTCAGAAAGCAGATCAgtcagtggctgccagggctgggctggagtgGGGAATGATGGCCAGTGGGCTCAAGGGGACTTATGGGATGATGGATTGTGGTGATTGTCGCACAACTGTGTACATTATTAACGATCACTTAATTATATACTTCAAATGGGTAAACTGTGTGGCCTGCGCATCACACCAGGACACTACTGCCATCTCTCTCACTGGTGTGGAGCACCCTGGCCCTAGGATCTGGCCCATTCCTGATGCTTGTTTTTCTGATTGACGCCTGTCCTCCTCACCCAGGTGTACCTGGGCTCCGTGCTTGCCCTGGTTGTTATTTTAACCGGGGTCTTTGCCTATTACCAAGAGGCGAAAAGCACCAACATCATGGCCAGCTTCCACCAGATGATTCCACAGGTGGGTGCGGTACCCTCCGTGGTGTCTTCGAGACTCGAGATAAGCGAGCCTCAGGCTGGGGGAGTGGAGGAGCTTGGAGGCCTGGGCCCCCTCCCTGCTGTCTGCAAAGTCTTGGGCAAGTGACCTAATCTCTGTGGAGCCCCTGTTTCCTCCCAGGGTTTTGAGATGATCAATGAGATAAGATGGAGAAAAGTGCTTAGTCGAGAGCAAAGCGGGGCAGCAACATGAGTCGTTGCACAGCCTCTCCCGTGACTGCGCCTCAGTGCTGGTGAACTGTTTAGACAAAAGCAGTTCAGGTGGTTCTGAGCGTGAACCGAGGAGGCCGACCTATGATTCTTTAAGTGTCACCCTCTTTGCTCCCATTTCTGAGCCTCCCCGCGTGTTGCCCCAAAGTGCCCTCAGTATGGGAGGCCCCCCATCCCTCCGCCCACAGGAACCCGGGAGGGGTCCCCTGGGGAGACTGCACACTGCTGTAGGCACGGCGGGAAAACCGCAGCCTCGCTGGTCTGCAGGGCTGCTGGACAGAGGGGACTCCGGGTGGGATCCTTTGTGCTCGGAAGTGGAGACCCTTCTCTCACTCACTCCATTAAAGTTTTCCCGACCTGAGCAAGATGATTAAACCCTTTGGCTCAACCTTCAGGAGTCTTCCTGGACCTCCCAGCAGGATCGTTCATCCTTAATGGTCTCCCTTTCCGCCAGGCCCAGGGCTGTCGCTCTGCTGGGCCCTCCCATGGCAGAATTTTCTGGGTCGAAGAATATCTCCATGAGGTCCTACTCAATAAAAAATAGTCTTAGGGTCTTCAGGCCCCAAGTAAAagtctttgtttcattttctgctcTTCTGACAGCTGTGGATCCTAGCGCCTCCCTTCCTGAGGTTTGGGGAGGGTGCAGGAGGGCCAGCATCATTCCAGGAGGCAATCTGAGGCCTGGGTCGTGATTTTCTTTCACAGCAAGCGCTTGTCATTCGAGATTCAGAGAAGAAGACAGTTCCTGCAGACCAGCTGGTGGTGGGGGATATAGTGGAGATTAAAGGAGGAGACCGGATCCCTGCGGACATCAGGTTGCTGTCTGCTCAGGGGTGTAAGGTGAGTGTCACAGGCACCCCGAGGATCGTGCTCGTGACCAGCTGGCTTGCTGTGGTCTTTCCAGGTCTCGGTGTAACTGGGGAAGGGACAAGGTGCCTGATCCTGAGCTTGTTTCAAAACTTCTAGGTAGATAACTCATCTCTCACTGGGGAGTCTGAGCCCCAGCCCCGCTCCTGTGAGTTTACCCATGACAACCCCCTGGAGACAAAGAATATCAGCTTCTTCTCCACAACCTGTCTGGAAGGTAAGTCCAGCTGCTTGCGGGACCGCATGTTCCACTCATAGCACTTCTCCGTCTTcaggctttgtttttctctctttaccgTCACTTGCTGCAAAGGCTTCTCCAAGAGAAAACGAGGAATTGAAGAACCTAGAGAGCTGGTGTTCGGCCTTAGTCATGTCATGTGCTGACTGGCCACGTAAGCCACCAAAGAGAGGTCCGTGAGGCTGTGGTCCCTCCTAGCTGAGGACCCCTGGAATAAAATGTCTGCTCCACCTGTAGGCACAGCGACGGGCATGGTCATCACCACGGGCGACCGCACCATCATGGGGCAGATCGCCTCGCTGGCTTCGGGGGTCCAGAACGTGAAGACGCCCATTGGCATCGAGATCGAGCACTTCGTTCACATCGTGGCAGGAGTGGCGGTCTCCATCGGCGTCCTTTTCTTCATCATCGCGGTGTCCATGAAGTATTATGTCCTGGACTCCATCATCTTCCTCATCGGCATCATCGTGGCCAACGTGCCTGAGGGTCTCCTGGCCACTGTCACTGTGAGTCCGCGCTACTAGTGGTCGCACCCTGACCCTGCTAACGTGCCACTCTGCTGTGCTGGGTGGGCGCCCGCCACGGCTGAGTCTGCTCCGGCAGGGGCGACCGTGGTACATTCTGAACAGACTGTTTCTTAGAGGGACAAAAAGCATtgtggtttgttaatatttgaatGCATTGTTCTTGaaaacttatattttcattttcaggagATCTGTCTGCAAATCCCTTAAGATCTAGATAAGACAGTCTTGAACCACCATTTACGGATTTTCTAGAAGCCGGATACCTTCCCTCACATTTCCACTgttcttaaaaggaaaacaaacaaacaaacaaactccttTGGCAGTTTCTACAGTTGAGGGACTTGAGCACACTTTTTACCTCGCTTCTCTTCCCTCTCAGACTCGCACGGACACACACAAATGCCCTCCGTGTGTTCCTGCAGAGCAGTTCAGCCCTTTCCTGTGCTTACGTCCAGGTTCAGCTTTGGTTCTCCCTGCTTAGCTCACCCTTGAACAAGGCCCTTCTCTGCAGTGCAGGCCCTACAGGCGGGGAAGAGGGCTTCGTATCTTCAGTCCTGTGTGAAGGTGGCCTGGCGCCATCCTGAGCAAAGACAGAAGTTTTTGATTCCAGGTCTCCTCTGACTCCAGCAGAGAGTAATTTGACAGAATTGGAGGCAAACAGAACCCTTTGAGATCTGCAGGGTTCAGAGAGAGCAAAGAATGTTTAAATATGGAGCTCTTAAAGTGAAACAAATGCTTCGTGATTCCCCAAAGCAACAAGGTAGCCCTTTGGGACAAGCCCATTGGCAAATAGCGGCCGAAGTCCGTCTCACGCGTTCTTGCTTGTGTATGACAGCCAAGGCCCCCTTTGTAATTACACGTGACTTGCCTGGCTCTGCGACCTGTGGGTGCTTTAGGATCATTTTCCTCAAGGGGCAAAGGGACAGAAGAGTGTTCCACATTTAATAGAAGAAAGGACTGTGGCATATCCATGTATAGGGCTTTGTATGCTTTCTCAGTCACTGGGGCTGATGCAGCTTTACTGCATCTGTAACCATACCTGACACTAGTCCAGCTCTACCTGTTTCTACGTTATTGAACCCGAGTTCAAAAGGGTGGTttttctcccagcttctccctctctcctccgtCTAGGTGGCTCTGTCACTGACGGCAAAACGAATGGCCAAGAAGAACTGCCTGGTGAAGGGCCTCGAGGCAGTGGAGACCCTTGGCTCCACCTCCATCATCTGCTCAGACAAGACGGGGACCCTGACCCAGAACAGGATGACCGTGGCCCATCTGTGGTTCGACAACCAGGTCTTCGTGGCGGACACTAGTGAAGACCATTCGAGTGAGTCTTCGGGCGCATCCGGCCGGGCCCTGCATTGCGGACTCAGCAGCGGGGCTGGTCTGCAGCCTTGGGGTGAATAGTGCTGTTCGGGGTGCGAGCCCAGCACCCTTGGCATCCACTGTTCTTCTTTCCAGATCAAGCCTTTGATCAAAGCTCTGCAACCTGGGCCTCCCTGTCAAAGATCATCACGCTGTGTAACCGCGCTGAGTTCAGACCAGGACAGGAGAGCGTCCCCATCATGAAGGTGAAGGCCCTGCGCACGGTCTCAGTTGCAGCCAAAGCCAAGGCACTTTCTCTCTTCTGATTTGGTGCTTGACTTCATCTCTCCAGCTGAGTAGGGTTTATACTGTAAGAGCAAGTCTAATCACAAGACCTGTAGAAAATTTTTTTCGCTGTAACTAGCTTCGAGAAATCTAAGAGTTCTCAGAATATTCACGTGGGCCTTTTGAAAATTCTGTCTCTTTCCAGAAAATGAATGTGCCTTTAAGTTACTCTCCTAACTTCTTTACCAGCTAAAAAGATATAATCAAAGGTTCCTTATTACATAAATGCCATTCACTGATGGTTAAAATGTAATCGGCTAGAAATAGAAGGAGGGGTCTTAGAGCGTATTCCTCTGGGCTGCGTGGAGCTCTTGTATAATTGCAATATACGaaacttctctctctcctcccctcctttcctccctctccctctcaggaGTCACTGAATCTGTGTTCTCCTGGCTTTTCTGTTTGCCATCTGTTTCCTTCATTGACTCTTACTTATATTTTTTGTTCGCTTTTCTTTATCAGCCAGCTCATTAATTGGCCAATCACTTCTCTGTATCTTTCAAGTCCTTATCTCCAGTTCTAATTTCTCACCCAAACTCCATGCATCTCCAGCTAGCTGTGTGTTTCCACTTAGAGGTTTTGCATGCTAGACACTcaacaaattatgtttttcacCTTCCACCTGTACCCAAACTTGCTCCAAATTAATAtcccaaattttctatttttctatgccATAACCATTTTACTTGTCATCCTTTTGGAAGTCATCTTTAACTTTCTCCTTCCCAAATATCTAGTGAGTCACCAAGGCCTATTACTCTTGTTTCAGAATATCTAACTTTACATTTCTGTTAATCACTAATACCTTGCATTGGAACAATTGTACCAACCTCTTAATTGGCCTCCATGATTCTGGTTTATCCCTCCCCTGTCTTTCTTGCATGCCACTAATTTTCCTTAAATACTTCATTAGTTAGATGGACTACTTCGTCTAACTTTGCTCAAGAACTTTCCATGCGTCTCTATTTTCTGCTTCTCGAGTGTAGGTCTCCGCTTGCCTTTTGGGGTTCTTTACATCTGCCACATCCTCCATGTCCACCTGTGCTTCAGCACTCGCGATAGAGTTTCCCCAACACGTGCCTTCCTTCATGGCTTTCTGGTTTCTAGAAGGCTTTCTTCTGCTCCTCTCTCTGTAGGTAACCcacctgtctttctttctcttttttttttttttttttgtggcttgcgggatcttagttccccgaccagggattgaacccgggccctggcagtgaaagcgctgagtcctaaccactggaccgccagggaagtctccccgcCTGTCTTTCAAGATCTAGTTCATAAGTGCTTTTTTCATGGAAACTTCCGGCTCTCAGAGCTCTCACTTTTCTGAACTCCCCTAATGCCAGCAGGTGGCGCCCTGCAGTTAACAGTCCTAAGTCAGTCACCAATTGTGGGGTAACTTTTCTCTCTCCAGTAGACAGGAAGCTTAGGTTACGTGTTGGTTTGTTGCAAATGATCAGAGAAGAACCAGATTATGTGCTGCAACTATTTATCTCTTGATTCGCAGAAAGCTGTGGTTGGAGACGCCTCAGAAACTGCTCTTTTGAAATTCTCGGAGGTCATCTTGGGTAACGTGAtggaaattaggaaaagaaaccGCAAAGTAGCTGAAATACCTTTTAACTCGACCAACAAATTTCAGGTGAGTGTTTCGTCGCAACTGAATCTTTATCATCACTAGAACGGCGTTTCCACCTGTGTAAGTATCCTTTGGTTAATATGTATTGTGAATGACACTTGACTTCAAAAATAGTCCTCAGAGATGCAGGGCCTGGACATCTGGTAAACCCAGAACAGGTTTCCCTGAAGTAAGTACAGAAAAAGAACGGTGAAGGTCCTGCCGTTCCCACGCGTGATCCGTCTGTGTGACGTGCACGCTCACATGCGCACAGACGCACCAGCACCCGCGCTGGGTAATTTCGGCCAAGGAGGGGCAGCAGCCACATCCCAAAGGACGAGAGAAGGGTGGGGCGTGGGGAGAAGCGGCGCTGCCCCTCGtctgtgtcaggcactttacGTGctctgtctcatttaatcctcatgataagCCTGTGAGGTGGGACCAAGTAACCCCAACTGAAGGGTGAGGAAACAGGCCTTAGAAAGCGCTGAGGTGACAGAGTCACACAAGCATCTAAGTGGCGCAAGCAGTTTTCACACCTCTGACTCCTGAGTCTATGCTTTTTCTACTGCAACACAGAGTGTGGGCAGTTCAGTTCAGGCCATGTTGGTAAGCCTTGCCCTTCGTGAAGACCACTGAGCACCCGCCACACTGCTTTCCCCTTCTGCCCCACGGGCAGTGCATAGGCATCTCCTCCCCCCCGTGGCTCAGGAAGAGAAGGGCGATCCTTGCCTAGTTGTCACCCCTCATGCCAGGGGTGCCCAGCAGTCAGGTTAGGACAAAGGACAGTTTCTAGCCCAAGGTGCTGGCACAGGTGGGATTCCCTGTAGACTCCAAAGCTGAGAGTGGGGCATCGTGACTTGGTCTTTGCATAACAGTAAATTATATAAATAGGATAACCATgtttgtgtacaagtttctgGTGATTAcccacacattttctttttttttttttaattaatttatttatttatttttggctgcgttgggtctttgttgctgctcgcgggctttctctagttgcggtgagcgggggctactctttgttgtggtgcgcgggcttctcattgcagtggcctctcctgttgtggagcacgggctctaggcgtgtgggcttgagtagttgtggctcgcgggctctagagtgcaggctcagtagttgtggccacaggcttagttgctccgcggcatgtgggatctccccggaccagggctcgaacccgtgtcccctgcattggcaggtggattcttaaccactgagccaccagggaagtcccactcacCCACACATTTTCTTTGGAAGGAATTTAGGACTGGAAAATAACTGTGGAGCAAACATCTTTGTGGGTGATTGACCAGTAAAAAATCATGGTTAGCAAAACAGACAACTAACAAAATGTATGATGTAAAATGTAGAGGAAATTCGATCTCTGTTCATAACATAGTGAAAATAGAATGAGTAgcaattctaaaataataattgtaaCAATAGCTATCATGTGCTAATTTCCACACTTCTCACAACAATTCTGTTAGGCAGCAGAGAAGGAGGAAACAGTTCACAGCCAGCAAGGGCCAGAGCCAGGACTCAGGCAGACCCAGGGGACCATGCTCTTAGGACTGGGCAGGATGGCCTTCCAACCGTGACTAAGACTTAGAGTCGCCCGGGGCTCCGTCTTCTCCAGGGAAGGCTTCCTCGTCGTGTGAGATGTGAGGAAAAGCGGGTTCTGTGAGGCCTCGTGTGCAGAATGATGAGGGAGAAGGGGACTCCCCACTAGAGAGTTGGTCTAGAAAGGAGAGGGTCCTTCAGAAGCGGCCAGAGAGCCTCTGGGATGCTGTTAGTGCCATTTTATATCCACACACGAGCAACACTCAGCACTAAGCAAGGTGGCTGGGGGTCATGACCTTGGAGGGTCTGTGGGGCATCGTTCAACCGAAGGAAACAAAGTAGACAATCTTAGAATAGCAGTTCCCCAAACTGAGACTggtccattaaaatattttccatagttTATGGCAAATTGGAAAATTaggacaatattttataaaattttatatggagATGAAAGTATTGAATTTAGAAGATTATCCTTTATGTCCTGCATGGTTAGGGCAGGGACTCTGGGGCCTGCTGGCCAGAATTCAGGTCCCAGCTCAGCCCCCGGCTAGCGGTCCCTGAACTCTCTACACCTCAGATTCCTTCCTTGTAAAAGGCAGTAATCATGGTACCCATGGCCATAGTTTTGAGGGcagttttgagaattaaatgagtccATTTAATTTCTGGGCACTCAGAACAGTATACacaataaaagtatttattattcCTACTTTAAATGCTAAAATGCCCTACCTTTCAGAAAATGATAGTGACAGTAGATGgaggtttttggtttggttggttagttggtttttttaatgtcGCTACTTGGCCATGTGAAAAAAGCTGCAACCTTACGTTTGCCctctatggttttttttttttttttttttgtactcatCTCTGATATCCAAAAGTCTATAAACTACGGGTTTAGAATCAACTGGTAGACCCAAAATGatagaatttttctttgtaaCTTACTCATTCTCTCCCAAACACTCCAGCTTCCTAAAATTCTTTCCAGGGCTTAGAAGGGTACCTGGTATAAAATAAGGTCTAGACTTAGCCACTTTATTATTGTCTataaattttttcacatttttcccgATTATCTTATTAGGGTGcatctagaagtagaattgtgaGGTCAAAGGGTAATGATGATAAAGTTGTGCTTCCTGTTACTTAGCTGTCCCCCCGGAGGCCCGTGCATGAGAGGCCGTCCTCACAGCGCTCGCGTCCTCTGTCACATCCAGGCAGTGACACTGCCCACGTGCCTGCCTGGGTGCAGGACGGCTCGGGTCTGCAGGGAGGGCAGTCAAGGCAGGAGGTGAGACAAGGCAGCTCCCAGCCCTCTGACCCCACGGTCGCCCCAGGAGATCGTGTTCGAGGCAGAAGTTTTCACAGGATGACAACGCATCTGGCCTCCCTAAAGCAGCCAGTTTCTGTTTGAGAGACAGACTGAGTTTCCCCCTGCGAGACACCCTGATTCAAATTCAGGGGGTCCCCCTGGGCTGGGACAGAGTCTAGCTCTCTGCATATTGCTTGGGCACAAAGTGGAAAGGACAGACTGCGCCTGCAGAGAACGCTCGTTCTTTATAGATCAAGGACCACGAGCCAACAGAGAAAGGGGTGTTTTTAATCTTGTCGTGTTGCTCATTTAAAGATCTGTCCAGTTCAGGCCCTCAGTAGTAAAGACGGTGTCATTGCCCGACGCCACACTGAACATGCTCGACCCCTTTCCCCCGCAGCTCTCCATACACGAGACAGACGACCCCAGTGACAAGCGTTTCCTCGTGGTGATGAAAGGGGCCCCTGAGCGGGTCCTGGAGAAGTGCAGCACCATCATGGTCAACGGCCAGGAGCAGCCTCTGGACAGGAGCACGGCCAAGGCCTTCCACACGGCGTACATGGAGCTGGGCGGCCTGGGGGAGCGCGTGCTGGGTGAGCAGAACCCTGATCCCGCCCGTGAGGCCCGCGGCTCTCTGCCGGCCCCCGGCACACGAGGAGACAGGCCTGTGATGTAGCGGAGTAGCTCTGGCGTCCACTTGAGTCATAAAGGAGAAATGGTCAACGTACAAGAGACACTGTGTGATGGATAGTGTGCGGGGCGGTCCCTTCCAGGTCAGGGAAATCTGGGAAGTTACCGTGGGGGGGGTCGCATTTCATTCTGGACCTTGAGTGAGGGAACTTGGAGGGAGGTAGGGCGCACACTCACGCAGAGGGAACCTCGCGGGCCAGAGCACAGCGGTGGGAACGGATGGAGTGGCGCGCGCCTTGTCGAGGCTGCAGGTGGACGAGGTGCCACGGTCCTGGGAAACAGGGCTAGAAGGGTCGTGTGGAGGTCGGCTTGCAGCGCCCTTCTTGGCGGGGACAGGAGCGGAGTGGGTCTCAGCAGGAGGTGCTGCCCTCACTCAGGCGAAAAGCGATTTGATCCCAGACAATGGGAACGTGAAGGTCACACACAGAGACTTTGTGGAGGCAGAATTGGTAAGACTTAGCAGCTAATTAGAGGGgaaaagtaagtttaaaaaaaatgttgacgTTTCCCACTGAGCAGTTAGGGGAAAAGTACTGCCAGTAACTGAGAGAAGGGGCCGTTAGAGGTGGAAGGAACCTTAGAAGCACAGCCACCGTGGCAGAAGCCTGTCAGTGGCAACGTAAGGGGTATCACAGGACATGTTCTGCTGGGAGAATCGGGGGCCGACGAAACAGCAGCTCTGAACTACAGGGTGATGGATGGGCTCAAGGCAGCAGAAGTTCATACTGACGATAAGGCTCATTAAACATCGTGAAAGCTCTTGCCAGTAGAGATGGAATCTGTGGAATGTGTGTTTCTACAGGACATTTGAGTctgtaaagcaaataaaatacataaatgagtTGATAATGCTTGAAGAGTGCCCCACAGCACCAGGTAGTCTTTCAAGGCGGGATTGCTGCCCGTCTGAGTTGCTCTAGGACCCTCACGTTTGACCTCTCCCTCACACGTGACTGAAGGCTGAACACCATGCCCTTCCCCTGATGCCCCAGTTCCTTCCCTGGTTTGTGCAGGAGCACACGCTGTTTTCTCTGCCGAAAAGGGCCTTCCCACCGCCCGTCCCCCGTTCTTTCCCCGGAAAACAGCCGGCTCCTTGCTCAAGAGTGAGCTCACATGACCTCCTTGGCGCAGTCTTTCCTGTTCTCGGGTGGTTGAGTGTAGCCCTGCTCTGTGATGCTTGCCACGCTCCGGGCTCTTCATCTCTTTATGTCTGTCCCCCACTAAACTGCAACCTCTTGAGAAGTAAAGGCTGTCCgcttctgggctttctgtttcCAGAACATAACAGAGAACCTAATGCGCACGGAGTAAATTATTTGGGGATGAAACATGTCTTTCCTAAAAACAACATGTGTTATGGAACTGAAGGAATTAAACAGTTCTGGTTAAACTCTAAAGTATTGGTAAAATACAAGGACTGAGGACTGAGGACAAAGGACTGAGAGTGTATGAAaatgttccttctttctttctttttttttttttgttccttctttcttgtgTCATTTCTTATCCTAGTTTCattgactcccaaatttataccCATTTCAGGTTTCTGTCATCTCTACCTGCCAGCAGACGAGTTTCCAGCAACCTATTCATTTGATGTAGACACAATGAACTTTCCCACTTCCAACTTCTGTTTTGTGGGCCTCTTATCGATGATCGATCCGCCTCGGTCCACGGTCCCTGATGCGGTCACCAAGTGCCGGAGTGCAGGGATCAAGGTGGGACTTACACATTCCTGAATTAACAAGTCCTCCATTGATGTTGGATCCCTTTCTAGGAACATTTGTCATGGGAGAGTCAGTATTTAGGTCTCTTCAACTAAATGTCATAATTCCCCTTTTTTTAGTCTCCACTTTCACTGTACTAAGATTTCAGTAACTGTCCCATAAAAGCAAGGTGATTGTGTCTGTGTGGCATA
This portion of the Balaenoptera musculus isolate JJ_BM4_2016_0621 chromosome 18, mBalMus1.pri.v3, whole genome shotgun sequence genome encodes:
- the ATP12A gene encoding potassium-transporting ATPase alpha chain 2, which translates into the protein MRPKTEIYSVELSGTGDIGKTDKGDGEKYGGLKKNCLERKKHQPKEELKKELDLDDHKLSNEELETKYGTNIITGLSSTRAAELLARDGPNTLTPPKETPEIIKFLKQMVGGFSILLWIGAILCWIAYGIQYSNDKSSSLDSVYLGSVLALVVILTGVFAYYQEAKSTNIMASFHQMIPQQALVIRDSEKKTVPADQLVVGDIVEIKGGDRIPADIRLLSAQGCKVDNSSLTGESEPQPRSCEFTHDNPLETKNISFFSTTCLEGTATGMVITTGDRTIMGQIASLASGVQNVKTPIGIEIEHFVHIVAGVAVSIGVLFFIIAVSMKYYVLDSIIFLIGIIVANVPEGLLATVTVALSLTAKRMAKKNCLVKGLEAVETLGSTSIICSDKTGTLTQNRMTVAHLWFDNQVFVADTSEDHSNQAFDQSSATWASLSKIITLCNRAEFRPGQESVPIMKKAVVGDASETALLKFSEVILGNVMEIRKRNRKVAEIPFNSTNKFQLSIHETDDPSDKRFLVVMKGAPERVLEKCSTIMVNGQEQPLDRSTAKAFHTAYMELGGLGERVLGFCHLYLPADEFPATYSFDVDTMNFPTSNFCFVGLLSMIDPPRSTVPDAVTKCRSAGIKIIMVTGDHPITAKAIAKSVGIISANSETVEDIAKRLNVAVEQVNRRDAKAAVVTGMELKDMSPAQLDELLANHSEIVFARTSPQQKLIIVEGCQRQDAIVAVTGDGVNDSPALKKADIGIAMGITGSDAAKSAADMVLLDDNFASIVTGVEEGRLIFDNLKKTIAYTLTKNIAELCPFLIYIIAGLPLPIGTITILFIDLGTDIIPSIALAYEKAESDIMNRKPRHKKKDRLVNKPLAVYSYLHIGLMQALGAFVVYFTVYAQEGFRPSTLLNLRVEWEKGYVNDLEDSYGQEWTSYQRRYLEWTGYTAFFVGIMIQQIADLIIRKTRRNSIFQQGLFRNKVIWVGIASQVIIALILSYGLGSIVALNFTMLRPQYWFVAVPHAVLIWVYDEVRKLAIRLYPGSWWDKNMYY